From the Endozoicomonas sp. Mp262 genome, the window CATCAAGAACGCTGAAACGGCAACACAATAAATCAGGAGACATATCAATGTCCCATGCAAACCACTGTTTATCAGTTTAAAAAAAGGATAAAAACATAATTATACCTGATCCAGCTCCAGACTTAACCCGACAGATCATTGAAAGAGTTTTGAAGGCAATGACCGGGATCGTTATCCCAAGCCTTAAAAAATAATATTGATAATCATTATCATTTGATTATAATTCAATCATTGATTGTTCAGTCAAACCACGCCCTACTATCAAACGGCAGTGGTCATATTTATTCATAAGCAGTCCACAAAAGTCTGCTACTTAATACTATGAGACCCCGTATGGAACGCAAAGAAGAAGCTGCCTTTGACGCCCGATCACTAATGCTCAAAGAATACAGCGGCATTCTTTCAACACACTCTCATGATGTGCCCGGCTACCCTTTTGGCTCCGTAATGCCTTATTGCCTTGATAAGGAAGGATGCCCCTTAATACTAATCAGCCGAATTGCCCAGCACACCAAAAACATCCAGGAAAACCCGAGGGTTTCATTAATCATCACAGAAAGCCATGTTGATGATGCCCACCTGGGCGCTCGACTGACCTGGATTGGAGATGCCGAGCTGATCGAAGACCACAGCGAGATAGCAAAGCGTTATTACTCTTTCTTTCCCCAATCACAGGATTACCATAAAACCCACCGCTTTGATTTCTATCGGATCAACCTGGTTAGGGCGCGCTATATTGGCGGTTTTGGTAAAATTTTCTGGATCAAGAATGAGCTTTTAACCAAAGTTAATCCATTTGTTGGTGAAACTGAAACCAATATGATTAAGCATATGAATGAAGATCATATTGATGCCATGGTCAAATATTGCAAGGCTGCCAATATTGAATTACCGGAAGGTATTGAACCTCGTATGGCCGGTATCAATAGTGAAGGCATACATCTATTGATTGACAGGAAA encodes:
- a CDS encoding DUF2470 domain-containing protein; translation: MERKEEAAFDARSLMLKEYSGILSTHSHDVPGYPFGSVMPYCLDKEGCPLILISRIAQHTKNIQENPRVSLIITESHVDDAHLGARLTWIGDAELIEDHSEIAKRYYSFFPQSQDYHKTHRFDFYRINLVRARYIGGFGKIFWIKNELLTKVNPFVGETETNMIKHMNEDHIDAMVKYCKAANIELPEGIEPRMAGINSEGIHLLIDRKLVFIRFSNEVQQPVEVRQQLVAMAKIA